Below is a window of Pseudarthrobacter equi DNA.
AGGCGCATTGGCTGGGCGAACCGCCGGCGGGCGTTCCCGTGGACGGCAGCCCCGTGGACGCAATCCGCGACACCATCGATGCCCTCCGCACTGACCGGTTCGACGGCCTGCCCCCGTTCACGTCCGGGCTGGTGGGCTTCCTCGGCTGGGAAACCGTGCGGCACTGGGAACGGCTGGTGAGCCCTCCCGAGGACGACCTCCACCTGCCGGAGATGGCGCTCAACCTGGTCACCGACATGGCCGTCCACGACAACGTGGACGGTACTGTCCTGCTGATCGCCAACGCCATCAACTTCGACAACAGCACAGAGCGCGTAGACGAGGCCTGGCACGATGCCGTGGCACGGGTCAAGGCGCTCCTGGCCAAGGTCAGTACCCCGGTGGTGCAGCCGGTCTCCGTGCTTGCCCCAGCCGCCCTGGACTTTGCCTCCAGTGTCCAGGAACGCTGGGACGAAAATGATTATCTGGCGGCGCTTGACCGTGGCAAGGAAGCGATCGTTGACGGCGAAGTGTTCCAGGTGGTCATCTCGCGCCGGTTCGAAATGGAGTGCAAGGCCTCCGCGCTGGATGTGTACCGCGTGCTGCGCAACACCAACCCCAGCCCGTACATGTATATCTTCAGCCTCGAAGACGCCGAAGGCCGGGAGTACTCCATCGTGGGGTCCTCACCCGAAGCCCTGGTGACGGTCACCGGCGAAGAGGTCATCACGCACCCCATCGCCGGATCCCGGCCCCGCGGTAAGACGGTCGAGGCTGACAAGGCCCTGGCGGAGGAACTGCTCGCGGACCAGAAGGAACGCGCCGAGCACCTCATGCTGGTGGACCTCTCCCGCAACGACCTCTCCAAGGTCTGCGTTGCCGGAACCGTCGACGTCACCCAGTTCATGGAAGTGGAGCGCTTCAGCCACATCATGCACCTGGTATCCACCGTGGTGGGCCAGCTGTCCCCGGCCGCGAAAGCCTACGACGTCCTGAAGGCCACGTTCCCGGCCGGTACGCTTTCCGGCGCCCCCAAGCCGCGGGCGCTGCGCCTGCTCGACGAGCTGGAACCGCACCGCCGCGGCATCTACGGCGGTGTGGTGGGCTACCTGGACTTCGCCGGGGACATGGACATGGCCATCGCCATCCGCTCCGCCCTTGTCAGGGAGGGCCGGGCCTATGTCCAGGCCGGCGGCGGCATCGTGGCAGACTCCGTGAATCCCACCGAAGCACTCGAGACCGTCAACAAGGCGGCCGCCCCGCTGCGCGCGGTGCATACCGCGGGTTCCCTTCATGACATCACGGCCGACTCCCTGCCCGGCGGCGATTCCTGATGCCTGACCCAAGCCCCGCACCGGGCCAGGCAGTGAAAACCCGGAAGACAGCTCCGGCGTGGTCGCGGAAGTCCACGGTGGTGCTGCTCATCGCCGTCCTGGCCCTGGCTGTCTTCGGCACCACCACCCAGACCTGGATGACTGTCACCCTGGACCCCAGCCAGGCCGGCGCCGGCCAGGAACCGTTGCAGGTCCAGGGCAGCAAGGCTGCCACCGCGGTGACGGCCCTCGCCCTGGTGGCCCTGGCAGGCGGGCTCGCCGCAGCCATCGCCGGCAGGATCGCCCGCTGGATCATTGCGGCCATCATCGTCCTGGCTTCGGCCGGTATTGTCGCCGCGGCGGGGACCGTTCTGGCTGACCCGCTGGCGGCGTCGCAGGGATCCATCGGTGCGGCCACGGGCGTCACCGGCACCCAGGCCGAGGTGGCGCTCACCGCTTTCCCGGTGCTCGCCGTCGTGGCCGGTTGCCTTCTTGCCCTGGGCGGGTTGCTGATCCTTCCCGCGTCCCGCCACTGGGCCGCACGGACCAAATATGACGCCCGCGCCGTGGCCGGAACTGCGGCGGCCACCGGCCCCGTGGACGAGATCGACAGCTGGGACAGGCTCTCGCGCGGCGACGACCCCACCTGATCCGGCAGATGGCCGCCGGCCCGGGCCCGCGGGACAGCGGGCCGGTTCCGGATCACCGGCCAAAAAATGGCAGAATGTAAGCAGTATCCACCCTGAGGAGATTTTCCATGAGCAAAGCACCTGCGTCCGTTTCCAAGTCCGGCACCCGCCAGGTAGCCCCGGGCGCCATTGACCACAGCCAGGAGCTGGGCCACGGCAACAGCCCCGCCGCATGGACCTGCGTCATCGTCATGCTCGTCGGTGCACTCATCATGTCCATCGCCTTCGTCATCGCCAACACCCCCATCTTCATTGCGGGCGGTGTGGTCATGGTGGTGGGCCTGCTCCTCGGTTACGTCATGCGCAAGGCAGGTTACGGCGTCGAGGGCAGCAAGCTCAAGAACTCCGGCCACTGATGGCAACTGTTCTCGACGACATCAACGCCGGTGTCCGGGAGGATATGGAGGCCAGAAAGCGGCTCGTTTCCCTGGCTGAACTAAAGGACCTCGGGCAGGCTGCCGCGCCCGCCCGTGACGCCTGGGCGGCACTGGGCGGACCCTCACCGTCGCGCCACCAGCTCAAGGTCATCGCCGAAATCAAGCGGCGGAGCCCCTCCAAGGGGGACCTCGCCAGCATCGGCGATCCCGCCTCCCTCGCACGGCAGTACGCCGACGGTGGTGCCGCCGTCATCAGTGTCCTCACGGAACAGCGCCGCTTCAACGGCTCCCTTGCCGACCTCGATGCCGTCCGCGCCGCCGTCGACGTCCCGCTGCTGCGCAAGGACTTCACCCTGGATGAGTACCAGATCTGGGAAGCCCGGGCGCACGGTGCGGACCTGATCCTGCTGATCGTCGCTGCGCTGTCCGACGCCCAACTGGCCGACTTCAGCGCGCTCAGCCACGAGCTCGGCATGAACGTCCTCGTGGAAACGCACACGGAGGAGGAAATCGACCGTGCCGCCGCGGCGAACGCCCGCATCATCGGCGTCAACGTGCGCAACCTGAAGACGCTCGACGTCGACCGTTCCGTGTTCGCCTCCCTTGCGGGCAGGATTCCGGCCGGCGCAGTGGTGGTGGCCGAGTCCGGCGTCCGCGACGTGGACGACGTCACGCACTACGCCGCCAGCGGCGCCGACGCCATCCTGGTGGGCGAAGCCCTGGTCAGCCATTCCACGCCGCTGGAGCGCATTGCGGAGTTCACCGCCGCCGGTGCCGCCGCCATCGCGGCCCGGGGCTGACCGGCACACGACTGCCGGCAGCCCGCGCGGCTGCCCGCCGGTCCACTGGCGCGGTACAACTGTCCGGGCGGCCCAGCCCGGACCCATACTTTGATCGAACTACTGGAACAGGACGGGACTGATGGCCGACGCACCTTCAGGAAACGCTGACAACAAAGCCGCAGAAGCATTCCTGCAGGACGGCTCCCTCCGGCACGCCCCGGGGCCGTACTTCGGGTCCTTCGGCGGGCGCTGGATGCCTGAATCGCTCATCGCTGCCCTGGACGAGCTCGAGGAAACCTTCGACAAGGCCAGGAACGATCCTGATTTCCGGGCGCAGATCGCAGACCTGAACAAGAACTACTCCGGCCGGCCCTCACTGCTCACCGAAGCGAAGCGCTTCTCTGAGCACGCCGGGGGAGTCCGCGTCTTCCTCAAACGCGAGGACCTGAACCACACTGGTTCGCACAAGATCAACAACGTCCTGGGGCAGGCCCTGCTGGCCAAGCGGATGGGCAAGACCCGCATCATCGCCGAGACCGGCGCGGGGCAGCACGGCGTTGCCAGCGCGACGGCCGCAGCGCTGCTGGGACTCGAGTGCGTCGTTTACATGGGCGCCGAGGACTGCCGCCGCCAGGCGCTCAACGTGGCCCGCATGGAGCTGCTCGGCGCAACGGTCATCCCCGTCACCAGCGGCTCGCAGACCCTGAAGGACGCCATCAACGAGGCCCTCCGCGACTGGGTGGCCAACGTGGCAAACACCCACTACCTGCTGGGCACCGCTGCGGGCGCCCACCCGTTCCCGGCCATGGTCCGCTACTTCCACGAGGTCATCGGCGAGGAAGCCCGCGCCCAGATCCTGGAGCAGACGGGCCGCCTTCCGGACGCCGTCTGCGCCTGCATCGGCGGCGGTTCCAACGCCATCGGCATTTTCCATGGCTTCCTCGACGATCCGTCCGTCAGGATCTACGGCTTTGAAGCCGGCGGCGACGGCGTGGAAACCGGACGGCACGCCGCCACCATCACGCTCGGTAAGCCGGGCGTCCTGCACGGTGCCCGTTCCTACCTCATGCAGGACGACGACGGCCAGACCATCGAGTCCCACTCCATCTCCGCCGGACTGGACTACCCCGGCGTCGGACCGGAGCACTCCTACCTGTCCGACATTGGCCGGGTCAGCTACGAGCCCATCACCGACAGTGAGGCGATGGACGCGTTCCGCGTCCTGTGCCGCACCGAGGGCATCATCCCCGCCATCGAGTCCGCGCACGCCCTGGCCGGCGGCATCAAGGTGGGCCAGCGGCTCGCTGCCGAAGCGGCAGAAGCCGGCGAAACTGCCGCGGACAAGATCATCATCATCAACCTCTCCGGACGCGGCGACAAGGACGTGGCCACCGCGGCTGAGTGGTTCGACCTGTTGGACAAGGATTCCGCCGAATCGGAAATCGGCAAAGAAGGGGAGCAGCTGTGAGCACCGCACAGGCGGCCGATAAGGCACAGACCACCAGCAAGTCCGCGGCAGCCATCGACAAGGCCCGCGCCGAAGGCCGCGCCGCACTGATCGGCTACCTCCCCGCCGGGTTCCCCACCGTGGAGCAGACCATTGCCGCCGGCATCGCGCTGGCGGAGAACGGCGCGGACCTGATCGAGATCGGCATCCCGTACTCGGACCCCGTAATGGACGGCCAGGTCATCCAGGCCGCCACTACCGAGGCCCTGGCCAACGGCTTCCACGTCCGGCAGGTCTTCGACGTCGTGGAAGGCATCACCAGCAAGACCGATGCCGCCGTCCTGGTGATGACCTACTGGAACCCCGTGGTCCGGATGGGCGTGGACGAGTTCTCCCGTCGACTCGCCGAGGCCGGGGGAGCAGGGCTCATCACCCCGGACCTGATCCCGGACGAGGCCGCCGAATGGTTTGAAGCGTCCGACAAGTACGGCCTGGACCGGGTCTTCCTGGTTGCGCCGTCCTCCACCGCCGAGCGCATGCAGCGCACCGTCGACGCCAGCCGCGGCTTCGTCTACGCCGTATCCATCATGGGCGTCACCGGCGCGCGGACCTCCGTGAGCTCCGCCGCCAAGGACGTCGTGTCCGCGGCCCACGCCGCCGGCGCCGAGCGCGTCTGCGTGGGCCTGGGTGTCTCCACAGCCGACCAGGTCCGCGAGATCGCTGCGTACGCCGAAGGCGTCATCGTGGGCACCGCACTGGTGGCAGCCGTCCGCGACGGCGGTGTTGACGCCGTCGCGGCCCTCACCAAGGACCTGAGCACAGGCTTGGCGCGGGAAATCGGCCACGCCGGGGAAGAAGCCTAAGGGCATGCAGACCCTCCTCGCCGCCGCCGAGCTGGCGCCCACCCTGGTTCCCGCCAGCATCCCCAGCCCCGGCTGGTCCGGATTCGACATCCCCCTGCCGTGGGGTTCCCTCCGCATCCACGCCTACGCCCTGTGCATCCTGGCCGGCATCATCGCAGGCCTCTGGCTGACGTCCGTCCGCTGGGCGAAGCGCGGAGCTCCGGAAGGCAGCGTCTGGGACATCGTCATCTGGGCCATCCCGTTCGGCATCATCGGCGGCCGGCTCTACCACGTGTTCTCATCCCCGGACGCCTACTTCGGGCCTGGATTCGACGGCACCGGCGACCTGTCGCTGATTCCGCAGATCCAGCGCGGCGGACTGGGCATCTGGGGTGCCGTAGTTCTCGGCGTCATCGGTGCCTGGATCGGCTGCCGGCGCAGCGGCGTCAAGCTCTCCGCCTTCCTGGACGCCGCAGCACCGGGACTGCTTCTAGCGCAGGCCCTGGGCCGGTGGGGCAACTGGTTCAACCAGGAACTCTTCGGCGGTCCCACCACACTGCCCTGGGGCCTGCAGATTGACGCGGACAACCCGAACTTCCCCGCCGGCGTTCCGGCGGACACCCTGTTCCATCCCACATTCCTTTACGAATCACTGTGGAACATTGCCGGCGTCGTGATCCTGCTTGTCCTGGACCGCCGCTTCAATTTCCGCCGCAGCCGGCTCTTCTGGCTCTACGCCATGTACTACACGCTGGGGCGTGTGTGGATCGAAGCCATGCGCATTGACGACGCCGAGCAGGTTTCGCTGTTCGGGATCACCACGCGGCTGAACGTCTGGACCAGCATCCTTGTCTTCGTCGTGGCATTGGTGGCCTTCATCCTGCTGGGACTGAAGAAGCGTACGGAGCTGGACACGGTGTACCTTCCGGGCCGGAAGCCCGCAGACAAAGCGGTGGAAAAGCCCGCGGGCGCGGATGCGCCGGGAGACATCACACGCACGGATGAAGAGGTCCGTGATGCGGACTCTGTTGTCTCAGATAGTGAATCGCGTGATAATCTCCCTGATAACCAAAGCGGTTCCAGGCCTGCTTCCGTCCCCGCGGAGAAGGTCCAGGCAGCACCGGCCGGCGGCAAGCCGAGCACGGACGCAGCGGCTTCCGGACACTCCGGCAGCACAGCCACCGGAACGGCACCGGAAACCGGCAGCAGCAAGTAGGGCGCCGGCCAAGGCAGGGCAGCAGAGCCACCGCTCGAAGGGCCCGAAACCACAATGTCGTGGCATGGGGCCGAACTTGGACAGCATAGAGCTGCCGTCCGGTGAAGCCCTGGGCAGGGGCCTGCGTAACCGTTAGTTCAGCAGGCCGGGCTGACCTACAATTTCCAGTAAATAACACTTTGTTGTGCCCATCACAGTGGCGCCGACGAGTGGGGCCAACGGTGTCCCTTCCATACGCACGATCAGGAGGAAGGACGTCTCCCATGACCCAAACTCTTCACACTCCCAGCTGGTCCGAACCGGATCAGCCCGAGGCCGCCATGTCGCCGTTCAAGCGCTTCGCGGCCCTGCCGGAGGCCGCCGGGCTGTACAACCCGGAGCAGGAGAAGGACGCCTGCGGTCTTGCGATTATCGCCACCCTCCGCGGTGAACCCGGGTATGACATCGTCGACGCCGCGCTCACGGCGCTTCGCAACCTCGAGCACCGGGGCGCTGTCGGCGCCGACGAGGGCACCGGTGACGGCGCTGGCCTGCTGATGCAGATCCCGGACGAGTTCTTCCGGGCCGTCACCGAATTCGAGCTGCCGGCACCCGGCCAGTACGTCGCCGGCACCGCTTTCCTTCCGGCTGAACAGCGCGAGGCCGACGCCGCCAAGGCAGGTATCGAAGGCCTGGCCGCTGACGAGGGCCTCACCGTCCTCGGCTGGCGCGAAGTGCCGGTGGTCGCCGACCTCGTCGGAGCCATGGCCCGCGCCTGCATGCCGTACTTCTCCCAGCCGTTCTTCGCCTCCGCCACCGGCGAGACCCTGGAGCGCAACGAGCTCGATTCCCGTGCCTGGCGGATCCGCAAGCGCGCCCAGAACAAGTTCGGCGTCTACTTCCCGTCGCTGTCCTCCCGGACCATCGTCTACAAGGGCATGCTCACCACCGCCCAGCTGGAGCCGTTCTACCCGGACCTGTCGGACAAGCGCTTCAAGACCAAGCTGGCGATCGTCCACTCGCGGTTCTCCACGAACACGTTCCCGTCCTGGCCGCTCGCGCAGCCGTTCCGGACCATCGCCCATAACGGCGAGATCAACACCGTCAAGGGCAACCGCAACTGGATGCGCGCCCGGCAGTCACAGCTGGCCAACCCGCTGCTTGGTGACTCGCCGGAAGAGCTGTACCCCATCTGCACCCCCGGTGCCTCCGACTCCGCGTCTTTCGACGAGGTGGCCGAGCTGCTGTGGCTTTCGGGCCGCCCCATCACACACTCGATCATGATGATGATTCCTGAGGCCTGGGAAAACCACGCCACCATGGATCCGGCCCGCCGCGCGTTTTACGAGTACCACTCGCTGCTGATGGAGCCGTGGGACGGACCCGCCGCAGTGTCGTTCACGGACGGCAACCTGGTGGGTGCCACGCTGGACCGCAACGGCCTGCGCCCCGGGCGTTTCTGGATCACCGAAGACGGCCTGATCGTCTTCGCCTCCGAGGTGGGCGTCATCGACGTCGAGCCTTCCCGCGTGGTCAAGAAGGGCCGTGTGTCCCCGGGCAAGATGTTCCTGGTGGACACCGACGCCGGCCGCATCATTGACGACGAAGAGGTCAAGGCCGAGGTGGCCGCCGCCAACCCGTGGGCTGAGTGGGTCAAGGACAACCTGATTGACCTCAACGAACTGCCGGAGCGCGAGCACGTGGTGCACACGGCCGCGTCCGTGAACATCCGCCAGCGGACCTTCGGCTACACCACCGAGGAACTGAAGATCCTGCTGGGCCCGATGGCCCGCACCGGTGCCGAACCGCTCGGCGCCATGGGTTCCGACACCCCGGTTGCCGTGCTGTCCAAGCGCCCGCGCCTGCTGTTCGACTACTTCGTCCAGTCGTTCGCGCAGGTCACCAACCCGCCGCTGGACGCCATCCGCGAAGAACTGGTCACCTCGCTGACCTGTGCGATCGGCCCCAACGGCAACCTGCTGGACACCAAGCAGGTCCGCCAGCCCCAGGTCCAGCTGCCGTTCCCGGTGATCAACAACGACCAGCTCGCCAAGATCGCCAACATCGAAAGCCCCGACGGCGACCGCTTGTCCATGAAGGTCCGCGGCCTCTACCGCCCCGAAGGCGGCGAGAACGCGCTCCGCGCCCGCCTCACCGAAATCTGCGAGCAGGTTTCCGGTGCGATTAACCGCGGCGTGCAGTACATCGTGCTGTCCGACCGTGACTCCAACGCCCAGTGGGCGCCCATCCCGTCGCTGCTGCTGGTCAGCGCCGTGCACCACCACCTGCTGCGCAGCGCCAACCGCACCAAGACCGCCCTGGTGGTCGAGGCCGGCGACGTCCGCGAGACGCACCACGTTGCAGTCCTGATCGGCTACGGCGCCTCCGCCGTGAACCCGTACCTGGCCATGGAATCCGTGGAGCAGCTCATCGCGGCCGGCGACGTCACCGGCGTGACCCCGCAGGACGGCGTCTACAACCTGATCAAGGGACTCGGCAAGGGCGTCCTGAAGATCATGTCCAAGATGGGCATCTCCACCGTGGCCTCCTACACCGGTGCGCAGACGTTCGAGGCGCTCGGCCTGGGCCAGGACCTGGTGGACGAATTCTTCGCCGGAACCCACTCCCAGCTCGGCGGCGTCGGCCTGGACGTCATCGCAGCTGAGGTTTCCGCGCGGCACCAGATGGCCTACCCCGAGGGCGGCATCGAGCAGCCGCACCGCCCGCTGCTGGGCGGTGGCGAGTACCAGTGGCGCCGCGACGGCGAACCGCACCTGTTTAACCCGGAGACCGTCTTCCGGCTGCAGCACGCCACCCGCGAACGCCGCTACGACATTTTCAAGGCCTACACCAAGGGCGTGGACGACCAGTCCACCAACCTGATGACCCTGCGCGGCCTGCTCAAGTTCAAGGACGGGCGCCCCTCCGTTCCGCTCGAGGAAGTGGAGCCCGTCTCCAGCATCGTCAAGCGGTTCTCCACCGGAGCCATGAGCTACGGCTCCATCTCCAAGGAAGCGCACGAAACCCTGGCCATTGCCATGAACCGGCTGGGCGGCAAGTCCAACACCGGTGAAGGCGGCGAGGACGTGGACCGTCTGCTGGATCCGGAGCGCCGGTCCGCCGTCAAGCAGATCGCCTCCGGCCGGTTCGGCGTGACCAGCCTCTACCTGACCAACGCCGACGACATCCAGATCAAGATGGCCCAGGGTGCCAAGCCCGGCGAAGGCGGCCAGCTGATGGCCCAGAAGGTCTACCCATGGGTGGCCCGGACCCGCCACTCGACCCCCGGTGTGGGACTCATCTCGCCGCCCCCGCACCACGACATCTACTCGATCGAGGACCTCGCGCAGCTCATCTACGATGCGAAGCGCGCCAACCCCTCGGCCCGTGTGCACGTGAAGCTCGTCTCGGAAGTCGGGATCGGCACCGTGGCGTCAGGCGTGACCAAGGCGAAGGCCGACGTCGTACTCGTCTCCGGACACGACGGCGGCACCGGCGCCTCGCCGCTGAACTCGCTGAAGCACGCAGGTGTTCCGTGGGAGCTCGGCCTTGCCGAGACCCAGCAGACGCTGATGCTCAACGGGCTGCGCGACCGCGTGGTGGTGCAGGTGGACGGCCAGCTCAAGACCGGCCGCGACGTTGTCATCGCTGCACTGCTGGGCGGCGAGGAGTTCGGTTTCGCCACCGCTCCGCTGGTGGTGGAGGGCTGCATCATGATGCGCGTCTGCCACCTGGACACCTGCCCGGTGGGCGTTGCCACCCAGAACCCCGAACTGCGGGCCCGCTTCAGCGGCAAGCCCGAGTTCGTGGTCAACTTCTTCGAGTTCCTGGCGGAGGAAGTCCGCGAGATCCTGGCGGAGCTTGGTTTCCGCAGCCTTGAAGAGGCCATCGGCCACGCCGAGGTCCTGGACACCCGTGAAGCTGTTGACCACTGGAAAGCCGACGGGCTGGACCTGGATCCGATCCTGCACGGCCTCGAGTTCGACGACGACGCGCCGCTGCGCAACATGACCGGCCAGAACCACGAGCTGGACAAGCACTTTGACCAGCGACTGATCACCATGGCCACCGAAGCGCTCACGGACCGCAGCCCGGTGAAGATCACCGTGGACGTCATCAACACCGACCGCTCGGTGGGCACGATGCTGGGCCACACCGTCACCAAGGCGTTCGGAACCGATGTGCTGGCCACGGACACGATCGACATCACCCTGAACGGCACTGCCGGCCAGTCGCTGGGTGCCTTCCTGCCCGCAGGCATCACGCTGCGGCTCTACGGCGATTCCAATGACTACGTGGGCAAGGGCCTCTCCGGCGGCCGGATCATCGTCCGTCCGGACCGAACCAACGTGTTCAAGGCGGAGACCAACGTCATCGCCGGCAACGTCATCGGCTACGGTGCCACCAGTGGCGAGATGTTCCTGCGCGGCCAGGTGGGCGAACGCTTCCTGGTCCGCAACTCCGGTGCCACCGCCGTCGTCGAAGGCATTGGCGATCACGGCTGCGAGTACATGACCGGCGGCCAGACGCTGATCCTGGGCCGCACGGGACGTAACTTCGGTGCCGGCATGTCCGGTGGAACCGCGTACGTCCTGGACCTGCGGACCACCCGCGTCAACAAGCAGGCCCTCGAATCCGGTGAGCTGCAGCTGCGTGAACTGGACGCCGAGGACCGCGACATCGTCCACGGGCTGCTGGTGAAGCACATCGAGGAAACCGACTCGCAGCTGGCCGCGCGCCTGCTGGAGAACTTCGATGACACCGTTGCCCGCATAACCAAGGTGCTGCCGCGCGACTACGCGGCCGTGCTGCAAACCCGTCTTGACGCCATCGAAGAGGGCCTTGACCCCGACGGCGAAGAAGTTTGGTCTCGAATCCTGGAGGTTACCGGTGGCTGACCCACGCGGATTTCTGAAAGTACGCCAGCGTGAAACCCAGCCGCGCCGTCCCGTTCCCGTCCGCATCATGGACTGGAAAGAGGTCTACGAGGCCCAGGAGAAGGGCACGCTGAAGGCCCAGGCGGGCCGCTGCATGGACTGCGGCGTTCCGTTCTGCCACCAGGGCTGCCCGCTGGGCAACCTCATTCCTGAATGGAACGACCTCACGTGGCGGGACAAGGGCGAGGAAGCCATCGAGCGCCTGCACGCCACGAACAACTTCCCGGAATGGACCGGCCGGCTCTGCCCCGCCCCCTGTGAGGCGTCCTGCGTGCTGGGCATCAACCAGCCCGCGGTGACCATCAAGCAGGTTGAGGTCTCCATCATCGATGAGGCCTTCGACAACGGCTGGGTCAACCCGCTGCCGCCGCACCGGCTCACCGGCAAGACCGTGGCAGTCGTCGGCTCCGGCCCTGCCGGCCTCGCCGCTGCCCAGCAGCTCACCCGCGTGGGCCACACCGTTGCCGTCTACGAACGGGACGACAAGATCGGCGGCCTGCTGCGGTACGGCATCCCCGACTTCAAGATGGAAAAAGAGCAGGTGGACCGCCGGCTTGAGCAGATGAAGGCCGAGGGCACCCGATTCCGCACAGGTGTTGCTGTTGGTACCGACGTCACGTGGGAACAGCTGCGCCGCCGGTACGACGCCGTGGTCATCGCCACCGGCGCCACCGTGCCGCGCGACCTGCCCATCCCGGGCCGTGACCTGGACGGCGTGCACTTCGCCATGGATTACCTGGTTCCGGCCAACCGCGCAGTGGCGGGGGAGTCCATCGAGAACCAGATCCACGCGCAGGGCAAGCATGTGGTGATCCTGGGCGGCGGCGACACCGGTGCGGACTGCCTCGGCACCGCGCACCGCCACGGCGCTGCATCGGTGACCACGCTGGCCATCGGCAAGCAGCCGCCGGCCGAGCGTGCCGGCCACCA
It encodes the following:
- the gltB gene encoding glutamate synthase large subunit; this encodes MTQTLHTPSWSEPDQPEAAMSPFKRFAALPEAAGLYNPEQEKDACGLAIIATLRGEPGYDIVDAALTALRNLEHRGAVGADEGTGDGAGLLMQIPDEFFRAVTEFELPAPGQYVAGTAFLPAEQREADAAKAGIEGLAADEGLTVLGWREVPVVADLVGAMARACMPYFSQPFFASATGETLERNELDSRAWRIRKRAQNKFGVYFPSLSSRTIVYKGMLTTAQLEPFYPDLSDKRFKTKLAIVHSRFSTNTFPSWPLAQPFRTIAHNGEINTVKGNRNWMRARQSQLANPLLGDSPEELYPICTPGASDSASFDEVAELLWLSGRPITHSIMMMIPEAWENHATMDPARRAFYEYHSLLMEPWDGPAAVSFTDGNLVGATLDRNGLRPGRFWITEDGLIVFASEVGVIDVEPSRVVKKGRVSPGKMFLVDTDAGRIIDDEEVKAEVAAANPWAEWVKDNLIDLNELPEREHVVHTAASVNIRQRTFGYTTEELKILLGPMARTGAEPLGAMGSDTPVAVLSKRPRLLFDYFVQSFAQVTNPPLDAIREELVTSLTCAIGPNGNLLDTKQVRQPQVQLPFPVINNDQLAKIANIESPDGDRLSMKVRGLYRPEGGENALRARLTEICEQVSGAINRGVQYIVLSDRDSNAQWAPIPSLLLVSAVHHHLLRSANRTKTALVVEAGDVRETHHVAVLIGYGASAVNPYLAMESVEQLIAAGDVTGVTPQDGVYNLIKGLGKGVLKIMSKMGISTVASYTGAQTFEALGLGQDLVDEFFAGTHSQLGGVGLDVIAAEVSARHQMAYPEGGIEQPHRPLLGGGEYQWRRDGEPHLFNPETVFRLQHATRERRYDIFKAYTKGVDDQSTNLMTLRGLLKFKDGRPSVPLEEVEPVSSIVKRFSTGAMSYGSISKEAHETLAIAMNRLGGKSNTGEGGEDVDRLLDPERRSAVKQIASGRFGVTSLYLTNADDIQIKMAQGAKPGEGGQLMAQKVYPWVARTRHSTPGVGLISPPPHHDIYSIEDLAQLIYDAKRANPSARVHVKLVSEVGIGTVASGVTKAKADVVLVSGHDGGTGASPLNSLKHAGVPWELGLAETQQTLMLNGLRDRVVVQVDGQLKTGRDVVIAALLGGEEFGFATAPLVVEGCIMMRVCHLDTCPVGVATQNPELRARFSGKPEFVVNFFEFLAEEVREILAELGFRSLEEAIGHAEVLDTREAVDHWKADGLDLDPILHGLEFDDDAPLRNMTGQNHELDKHFDQRLITMATEALTDRSPVKITVDVINTDRSVGTMLGHTVTKAFGTDVLATDTIDITLNGTAGQSLGAFLPAGITLRLYGDSNDYVGKGLSGGRIIVRPDRTNVFKAETNVIAGNVIGYGATSGEMFLRGQVGERFLVRNSGATAVVEGIGDHGCEYMTGGQTLILGRTGRNFGAGMSGGTAYVLDLRTTRVNKQALESGELQLRELDAEDRDIVHGLLVKHIEETDSQLAARLLENFDDTVARITKVLPRDYAAVLQTRLDAIEEGLDPDGEEVWSRILEVTGG
- a CDS encoding glutamate synthase subunit beta codes for the protein MADPRGFLKVRQRETQPRRPVPVRIMDWKEVYEAQEKGTLKAQAGRCMDCGVPFCHQGCPLGNLIPEWNDLTWRDKGEEAIERLHATNNFPEWTGRLCPAPCEASCVLGINQPAVTIKQVEVSIIDEAFDNGWVNPLPPHRLTGKTVAVVGSGPAGLAAAQQLTRVGHTVAVYERDDKIGGLLRYGIPDFKMEKEQVDRRLEQMKAEGTRFRTGVAVGTDVTWEQLRRRYDAVVIATGATVPRDLPIPGRDLDGVHFAMDYLVPANRAVAGESIENQIHAQGKHVVILGGGDTGADCLGTAHRHGAASVTTLAIGKQPPAERAGHQPWPTFPTLFEVASAHEEGGERTYLASTIGFVGENGKLTGVKVAETEFVDGKRLPKAGTERVIPADLVFLSLGFTGAEPANITEQVKAEFDGRGNVSRDGYYMTNTEGVFVAGDAGRGQSLIVWAIAEGRAAAAAVDKYLMGSTILPAPVAPTDRAIAVL